The DNA segment AGCCCGCGCCTGTACGGCAGTCCGAGAGCCGTCCGTCCTTCGGCTCGCTCGGCAGCGTGAAGCCGAAGGAGGAGCCGGAGCCGGCCCCCGAGCCGGTGGCCGACATCCCGGTCGCCCCGCCGATCACCCCGGCGCAGCGTCCCGCCTACTCGGACAGCGCGGCCGAGGAACTGGACGTCCCGGACTTCCTGAAGTGATAGGACGGCGCGAGAGCGTGAGCGGCGCGCACTTCGCCTTCACCGACAGGTGGGGCGGGGTGAGCGCCGCTCCGTATGAGGAGCTGAACCTCGGCGGCGCGGTCGGCGACACGCCCGAGGCGGTCACGGCCAACCGGGAACTGGCCGCCACGTCGCTCGGCCTGGACCCCACCCGCGTGGTGTGGATGAACCAGGTGCACGGCGCCGAGGTGGCCGTGGTGGACGAGCCCTGGGGCACCCGTCCGGTGCCGGAGGTCGACGCCCTCGTCACCGCGCGGCGCGGACTCGCCCTCGCCGTGCTGACCGCCGACTGTGTGCCGGTGCTGCTCGCCGACCCGGTCGCGGGCATCGCCGCCGCGGCCCACGCGGGCCGGCCCGGCATGGTCGGGGGAGTCGTCCCCGCCGCCGTACGGGCCATGGT comes from the Streptomyces sp. SUK 48 genome and includes:
- the pgeF gene encoding peptidoglycan editing factor PgeF, whose translation is MIGRRESVSGAHFAFTDRWGGVSAAPYEELNLGGAVGDTPEAVTANRELAATSLGLDPTRVVWMNQVHGAEVAVVDEPWGTRPVPEVDALVTARRGLALAVLTADCVPVLLADPVAGIAAAAHAGRPGMVGGVVPAAVRAMVELGAAPERIVARTGPAVCGRCYEVPETLRAEVTAVEPTAHAETSWGTPAVDVSAGVHAQLDRLGVCDRAHSPVCTLESGDHFSYRRDRTTGRLAAYVWLD